From a single Lewinella sp. LCG006 genomic region:
- a CDS encoding HAD family hydrolase, with protein MKGFLFDMDGTMVDNMMIHHRAWQRKLSELGLDMTIEEVKEKIHGVNNEILERLFGDRFTPADRERISGEKEAAYREIFLPQLKLIDGLQAFLDQAKAANIPMAIGTAAPAENAQFLIDNLALAPYFEGVFHAGSVSKGKPDPEIFHKAAASIGLAAEDCLVFEDSVTGAEAAYRAGAQAIIITTTHAEEEFAHFPHILKFVDNYHGMIPGELLAI; from the coding sequence ATGAAAGGTTTCCTCTTCGATATGGACGGCACAATGGTCGACAACATGATGATTCACCACCGAGCCTGGCAACGCAAGTTGTCGGAATTAGGGCTGGATATGACCATTGAGGAAGTCAAGGAAAAAATCCACGGCGTCAATAATGAAATCCTGGAACGTCTTTTTGGGGATCGTTTCACGCCGGCGGATCGTGAGCGTATTTCGGGAGAAAAAGAGGCCGCTTACCGCGAGATTTTCTTGCCTCAGTTGAAATTGATTGATGGTTTGCAGGCTTTTCTAGATCAGGCAAAAGCGGCAAATATTCCCATGGCCATCGGCACGGCTGCGCCAGCGGAGAACGCCCAGTTTCTGATTGATAATTTAGCTTTGGCACCTTATTTCGAGGGCGTTTTCCATGCAGGTAGCGTCAGTAAAGGAAAACCTGATCCCGAGATTTTTCACAAAGCAGCAGCGTCCATTGGCTTGGCAGCCGAAGATTGTCTGGTGTTTGAAGACAGCGTCACTGGAGCCGAAGCGGCTTACCGGGCGGGGGCTCAAGCTATCATCATTACCACCACCCATGCCGAAGAAGAATTTGCCCACTTTCCGCATATCTTGAAATTTGTGGATAATTATCATGGGATGATACCTGGGGAGTTGCTGGCGATTTAA
- a CDS encoding DUF4174 domain-containing protein: MNLSCWLNMRYQYSILLFFTLFLMTEFQLNAQYFAQHQWQDRVILIYTPDADEDRWKSQLAILAADPAGLAERKLVVYQIREGYYRKGLKPKGDWIKMESSASSPSITIQGFEIILIGLDGGIKLRQNEYLSLAELYALIDGMPMRRAELRRQGG, encoded by the coding sequence ATGAACCTATCTTGTTGGTTAAATATGCGTTACCAATACTCTATACTTCTCTTTTTTACCCTCTTCCTGATGACGGAATTCCAACTTAATGCCCAGTATTTCGCCCAACACCAATGGCAAGATCGGGTGATCCTGATCTACACACCTGACGCTGACGAAGACCGCTGGAAAAGCCAATTGGCCATCCTCGCCGCAGACCCCGCTGGATTGGCAGAACGAAAACTCGTGGTTTATCAAATCCGAGAAGGCTATTATCGAAAAGGCCTGAAACCTAAGGGAGATTGGATAAAAATGGAAAGCAGTGCTTCCTCACCAAGCATCACTATCCAAGGTTTTGAAATTATACTCATTGGCCTCGATGGCGGCATAAAATTGCGCCAAAACGAATACCTTTCCTTAGCGGAATTATACGCCTTGATTGATGGCATGCCCATGCGACGAGCGGAATTAAGACGCCAGGGAGGTTAA